In the genome of Ureibacillus sp. FSL W7-1570, the window TTGAAACCTGAAAACGCGGTGGCCCGTCGTCTTTCCCAAGGCGGCACGGGATTTGAACAAGTGAAAAAACAAATTGAAAAAGCAAAAGCTTGCTTGCAATAAACTTGACATGGAACTGCCAAATGACGGCAGTTCTTTTTTGTTGGAATAACCTCCTTTCCATTGAAAAAACTAAATTGAAAGGAGGTTGCGACATTGAGATTATTTGTGTCCTTTGTTTTAATTGCTTCCACGATTTTTATTGGAACTTTCATGTCTGATGCTTCGGAATCCCGCGCCCAACAGCAATCGGCCCCTGCCTATGCCAAATGGGGAAGAATCGCCATGGAGAAGGTGAAAGAGAGATATCAAACCGCGGATATTATTGATTATCTCCATATCGGAAGAAGTGTGGGAAACAAAACTTCCACGGAAAAATTCAAACTTTGGCTGAAGGAAGGGAATCGCGAATTCGGCGTTTTTGTGGACATTACGTTTGATAATGAAACAGAAGAAATTGTGAATATCGAATTTAAGGAAACAGACC includes:
- a CDS encoding DUF3889 domain-containing protein, whose product is MRLFVSFVLIASTIFIGTFMSDASESRAQQQSAPAYAKWGRIAMEKVKERYQTADIIDYLHIGRSVGNKTSTEKFKLWLKEGNREFGVFVDITFDNETEEIVNIEFKETDR